The following coding sequences are from one Aliarcobacter skirrowii CCUG 10374 window:
- a CDS encoding AAA family ATPase — protein sequence MKILKIKLLNINSLKGEFEVDFEKFLKDESLFAITGPTGAGKSTILDVITCALYGRTARLTNPNELMSRHTGECLCEVEFEVKGKVYRSSWSQKRARKSSDGAFQSAKMEISEVETGKVLESYLSKVPKYIEDLSGLDFDRFIQSMMLAQGSFDAFLKAKENERSSLLEKITGTQIYKQISQEIYQTYTRKNDEIKLDENLLGNIELLSNEVVTEKTLILNNSKAQKLELDTKGNELKKVINWLENLQKLEADNTKYIQEFEQISLEKENKKEDFMRLDLANKALNVQPIYQEKNSLTQIINQDKEKLEKLQKELEDLKQLLQSKTNESLKTKDELDKEKISFDSNSKKLQEVRTLQTKIESKYQNIKEIENKISSQNEQKINLDEDLKLLKTNQEKIDNELKTINDYLIKNKNDESLKEEISLISKNVNDYKDVLKLLNQIEEKLQNNNLNEKTLQDSFTKAKKEFDEIKVLFDVKDKEYKNLEIQTSSFNQKEVNNRDRLKSIEKLITSVDEYKRLLESILKEENIISSSKDESKTIKTNLEEKTKLINEIQTHIQTLNDKREAELLIAKYERDRVNLKEGEECFLCGSKEHPFVNHKKSVSADETTSIIAQKKQIFDDENKALRTIELNLSKLETKIESSTLELNKLLKNKEDIEQVFSSLNFILTDDSKTNLEEEKQLLEEELKNIIKIRDEKDKVLAQRDNLQKELNTKQTLVSQNEQELYKLKSLIDQLQNEQIQNMSKKQSLDEELSKVYSKYELIFDEKFEENFRTIVAKKDSFINNETSKKELDTKLQGLTIQLKELDTKIRSIESSLKIDAEQLSKISTETKELQIQSKAILDVSDLNIFEKEITNKFNTINEKYTSLSKELVNLNSKNESLNTQIIELNQKQINDNTKLEEITQNFNNALLENSFSSKEEFEKALLSKELREELSMKCKALEEKYTQIQTLKIDTAKKLSEQKELNLTDKELQTLNDELKELQTSIDELQKSIGSLEKELEINASNMKKHEDKIKELEKKKEAFKVWIKLNEMIGSASGDKFAKFAQGITLDQLIYLANKHLQILSPRYELQRSSDSSKLLEIEIIDGFQGDVVRPVSTLSGGESFIVSLSLALGLSALASQKISIDSLFLDEGFGTLDSDSLELALNALNQLQSSGKMVGVISHVEALKERIPLQIRVMPKGDGTSGLNLN from the coding sequence ATGAAAATATTAAAAATAAAATTACTAAATATTAACTCACTAAAAGGTGAGTTTGAAGTAGACTTTGAAAAGTTTTTGAAAGATGAATCTTTATTTGCTATTACTGGACCAACAGGTGCTGGAAAAAGTACTATTTTAGATGTCATTACTTGTGCTTTATATGGAAGAACTGCAAGACTTACAAACCCAAATGAGCTAATGAGTAGACATACAGGGGAATGTTTATGTGAAGTTGAATTTGAAGTAAAAGGAAAAGTTTATAGAAGTTCTTGGAGTCAAAAAAGAGCTAGGAAAAGTTCTGATGGAGCTTTTCAAAGTGCTAAGATGGAAATTAGTGAAGTTGAAACAGGAAAAGTTTTAGAATCATATCTTTCTAAAGTTCCAAAATATATAGAAGATTTAAGTGGGCTTGATTTTGATAGATTCATTCAATCTATGATGTTGGCTCAAGGAAGCTTTGATGCTTTTTTAAAAGCAAAGGAAAATGAGCGTTCAAGTCTACTTGAAAAGATTACTGGAACACAAATCTATAAACAAATATCACAAGAGATATATCAAACTTATACTAGAAAAAATGATGAGATTAAATTAGATGAAAATTTATTAGGAAATATTGAACTTTTATCAAATGAAGTTGTTACTGAAAAGACTTTAATCTTAAATAATTCAAAAGCTCAAAAACTTGAACTTGATACTAAAGGAAATGAACTAAAAAAGGTAATTAATTGGCTTGAAAATTTACAAAAATTAGAAGCTGATAATACTAAGTATATTCAAGAGTTTGAGCAAATCAGTCTTGAAAAAGAGAACAAAAAAGAAGACTTTATGAGACTAGACTTAGCAAATAAAGCTTTAAATGTTCAGCCAATATATCAAGAAAAAAACTCTTTAACTCAAATAATAAATCAAGATAAAGAAAAACTAGAAAAACTTCAAAAAGAGTTAGAAGATTTAAAACAACTCTTACAATCAAAAACAAATGAATCATTAAAAACAAAGGATGAATTAGATAAAGAGAAAATTTCATTTGATTCAAACTCTAAAAAACTTCAAGAAGTAAGAACACTACAAACTAAAATAGAATCAAAATATCAAAATATCAAAGAGATAGAAAATAAAATAAGCTCTCAAAATGAACAAAAAATAAACCTAGATGAAGATTTAAAACTCTTAAAAACAAATCAAGAAAAAATTGATAATGAGTTAAAAACTATAAATGATTATCTAATTAAAAATAAAAATGATGAATCATTAAAAGAAGAGATATCTTTAATCTCAAAAAATGTAAATGATTATAAAGATGTACTAAAACTTTTAAATCAAATAGAAGAAAAACTTCAAAATAATAATTTAAATGAAAAGACTTTACAAGATAGTTTTACAAAAGCAAAAAAAGAGTTTGATGAGATAAAAGTACTGTTTGATGTAAAAGATAAGGAGTACAAAAACTTAGAAATTCAAACTTCAAGTTTTAATCAAAAAGAAGTAAATAATAGAGATAGATTAAAGAGTATTGAGAAACTAATTACTTCTGTAGATGAATATAAAAGATTGTTGGAATCTATATTAAAAGAAGAAAATATCATCTCTTCTTCAAAAGATGAATCAAAAACTATAAAAACAAATCTAGAAGAAAAAACAAAACTAATAAATGAAATTCAAACACATATACAAACTTTAAATGACAAAAGAGAAGCAGAACTTTTAATAGCAAAATATGAGCGTGATAGAGTAAATCTAAAAGAAGGTGAAGAGTGTTTCTTATGTGGTTCAAAAGAACATCCATTTGTAAATCATAAAAAAAGTGTAAGTGCAGATGAAACAACTTCAATAATTGCTCAAAAAAAGCAGATATTTGATGATGAAAATAAAGCTTTACGAACTATTGAATTAAATTTATCAAAACTAGAAACTAAAATAGAGAGTTCTACTTTAGAACTAAATAAATTATTAAAAAATAAAGAAGATATAGAACAAGTATTTAGTTCATTGAATTTTATTTTAACAGATGATTCAAAAACAAATTTAGAAGAAGAAAAGCAACTTTTAGAAGAAGAGTTAAAAAATATAATAAAAATAAGAGATGAGAAAGATAAAGTTTTAGCTCAAAGGGATAATCTTCAAAAAGAGTTAAATACTAAACAAACTTTAGTTTCTCAAAATGAACAAGAACTTTATAAATTAAAAAGTTTAATAGATCAATTACAAAATGAACAAATTCAAAACATGTCTAAAAAACAAAGTTTAGATGAGGAACTTTCAAAAGTATATAGTAAATATGAACTAATATTTGATGAAAAGTTTGAAGAAAACTTTAGAACAATAGTAGCAAAAAAAGATAGTTTTATAAATAATGAAACATCAAAAAAAGAGCTTGATACTAAACTTCAAGGCTTAACAATACAACTAAAAGAGCTTGATACAAAAATCAGATCAATAGAGTCAAGTTTAAAAATAGACGCTGAACAACTTTCTAAAATTTCTACTGAAACGAAAGAGTTACAGATTCAAAGTAAAGCTATTTTAGATGTATCTGATTTAAATATCTTTGAAAAAGAGATAACAAATAAATTTAACACTATTAACGAAAAATATACCTCTTTATCAAAAGAGTTAGTAAATCTAAATTCAAAAAATGAATCACTAAATACTCAAATAATAGAGTTAAATCAAAAACAAATTAATGATAATACAAAACTAGAAGAGATAACACAAAATTTCAATAATGCCTTACTCGAAAACAGTTTTAGTTCAAAAGAAGAGTTTGAGAAAGCACTTTTATCAAAAGAGTTAAGAGAAGAGTTATCTATGAAGTGTAAAGCTCTAGAAGAAAAATATACTCAAATTCAAACTCTAAAAATAGATACAGCAAAAAAACTATCTGAACAAAAAGAGTTAAATCTAACAGATAAAGAACTTCAAACTTTAAATGATGAATTAAAAGAGTTGCAAACTTCTATTGATGAACTCCAAAAATCAATAGGTAGTTTAGAAAAAGAGCTTGAAATCAATGCTTCAAATATGAAAAAACATGAAGATAAAATTAAAGAGTTAGAAAAGAAAAAAGAAGCCTTTAAAGTATGGATAAAACTAAATGAAATGATAGGTTCAGCAAGTGGTGATAAATTTGCGAAATTTGCTCAAGGTATCACTTTAGACCAACTAATCTATCTAGCAAATAAACATTTACAGATCTTAAGTCCAAGATATGAACTTCAAAGAAGTAGTGATTCAAGTAAGCTACTAGAAATAGAAATAATAGATGGTTTTCAAGGGGATGTAGTAAGACCTGTAAGTACACTTTCAGGTGGTGAAAGCTTCATAGTAAGTCTTTCATTAGCACTTGGACTTTCAGCACTTGCAAGTCAAAAGATAAGTATAGACTCACTTTTCTTGGATGAAGGATTTGGAACACTTGACAGTGATAGTTTAGAGTTGGCACTAAATGCGCTAAATCAACTTCAAAGTTCAGGAAAGATGGTAGGTGTGATTTCCCATGTGGAAGCATTAAAAGAGCGAATTCCATTGCAGATTAGGGTTATGCCTAAGGGTGATGGAACGAGTGGTTTAAATTTAAATTAG